From one Stigmatopora nigra isolate UIUO_SnigA chromosome 8, RoL_Snig_1.1, whole genome shotgun sequence genomic stretch:
- the rtn4rl1b gene encoding reticulon-4 receptor-like 1b, with product MFKRGCGLEFLLVLCGLEFSWSCPRHCICYTAPSTVSCQAHNFLTVPEGIPPDSERIFLQNNKIHRLLRGHFSANTVTLWIYSNNITYIEPSTFHGFTLLEELDLGDNRHLRSLAEDTFHGLRRLNALHLYRCGLSSLPNNIFQGLRSLQYLHLQQNHLKFLQDDTFADLHNLSHLFLHGNHLWRLNQNTFRGLRSLDRLLLHQNQIEWVHHLAFHDLKRLTTLYLFNNSLMQLSGDSLDTLPALEYLRLNDNPWSCDCKGLTLWEWLKRFRGSTSSVGCQAPLDMVGKDLKELKKEDFSDCSPNTESRAQTNNLSGTASPPSMNRGVVASSGGQSNAVNPSRTGRPRNCSKNRNRGGKGKGDNEVHHSKEVMADKEDSSPDFSDGGKHDHTSPDGTVTRRKHKCIPRTTVRPPSGVQQANNGACLSRPLYYVYVLMIALTITTHTGVILR from the exons GCTGTGGGCTGGAGTTCCTGCTGGTTCTCTGCGGCTTGGAATTTTCCTGGTCCTGCCCTCGTCACTGTATCTGCTACACAGCACCCAGCACAGTCTCCTGCCAAGCGCACAACTTTTTGACGGTGCCCGAAGGAATCCCACCTGACAGCGAACGTATCTTCTTGCAAAACAACAAGATCCATCGGCTCCTGCGAGGTCACTTCAGCGCCAACACAGTGACCCTCTGGATATACTCCAACAACATCACGTACATCGAGCCCTCAACCTTTCACGGCTTCACGCTGCTGGAAGAGCTGGATTTGGGAGACAATCGCCACCTACGTTCCCTGGCTGAAGATACCTTCCACGGTTTGAGACGACTCAATGCTCTGCACTTGTACCGCTGTGGACTTAGCTCACTCCCAAATAATATCTTCCAAGGACTAAGAAGCCTGCAGTATCTCCACTTGCAG CAAAATCACCTGAAGTTTCTACAAGACGACACGTTTGCCGACCTCCACAACTTGAGTCACCTGTTCCTCCATGGAAATCACCTGTGGAGACTCAACCAGAACACGTTTCGTGGTCTTCGCTCCCTGGATCGACTCCTTCTGCACCAAAACCAGATTGAGTGGGTTCACCACTTGGCGTTCCATGATCTCAAACGTCTCACCACACTCTACTTGTTCAACAACTCCCTCATGCAATTGTCAGGAGACAGCCTAGACACATTGCCCGCTCTGGAGTACTTGCGTCTTAATGACAACCCCTGGTCATGTGACTGCAAGGGGCTCACACTGTGGGAGTGGTTGAAACGTTTTCGAGGTTCAACGTCTTCTGTGGGCTGCCAGGCACCATTGGACATGGTTGGGAAAGACCTGAAGGAACTGAAGAAGGAGGACTTCTCCGACTGTTCCCCAAATACTGAATCCAGAGCGCAGACCAACAATTTATCTGGCACGGCGAGTCCACCTTCAATGAATCGTGGGGTGGTGGCCAGCTCCGGAGGCCAGAGCAACGCGGTAAACCCCTCCCGAACCGGCCGTCCTCGAAACTGCTCAAAGAATCGCAACCGAGGGGGCAAGGGCAAGGGTGACAACGAAGTCCACCATTCCAAGGAGGTCATGGCAGATAAGGAGGATTCCTCTCCAGATTTCTCAGATGGAGGAAAACACGATCACACCTCCCCGGATGGCACTGTCACAAGAAGGAAGCACAAGTGCATTCCGAGGACCACTGTTCGACCCCCTAGTGGAGTTCAGCAAGCCAACAATGGGGCATGTTTATCCCGACCCTTATATTATGTCTATGTCCTTATGATTGCCTTGACAATAACAACACATACTGGTGTTATTCTGCGCTGA